A single region of the Bacteroides luhongzhouii genome encodes:
- a CDS encoding imm11 family protein, producing the protein MKKYYCVYWRDNPEIASACYEGENQLDYELISRLEGKNEMPLDFKLRRIKEGKDGLTIDDNTLIVKDVWLDYQPNSLVWPIMSEKFKSIIEASLKGNEQIDWITCNLRNLGETREYYILRFNKQMDVLDKKKTLFMDERKESVIKPAFSFSKIKNYSVFVCPSSYNFWKIPSSFYVNEEIKKKIQKEKLTGIEFEKAIITE; encoded by the coding sequence ATGAAAAAATATTATTGTGTATATTGGAGAGATAATCCAGAGATTGCAAGTGCATGTTATGAGGGTGAGAATCAACTCGATTATGAGTTAATATCTCGGTTGGAAGGCAAAAATGAAATGCCGTTAGATTTTAAATTGAGAAGAATTAAGGAGGGAAAAGATGGCTTAACTATTGATGACAATACATTAATAGTAAAAGATGTTTGGCTGGATTATCAGCCTAATAGCTTGGTGTGGCCTATAATGTCTGAAAAGTTTAAAAGTATAATTGAAGCGAGTTTGAAAGGCAATGAGCAAATAGATTGGATTACTTGCAATCTTAGAAATTTAGGTGAAACTAGGGAGTATTACATTTTGCGCTTCAATAAGCAAATGGATGTGTTGGACAAGAAGAAAACATTATTTATGGATGAAAGAAAAGAAAGTGTAATAAAGCCTGCCTTTTCTTTCTCTAAAATTAAAAATTACAGTGTATTTGTATGTCCTTCATCCTATAATTTTTGGAAAATACCTTCTTCATTCTATGTTAATGAAGAAATTAAAAAGAAAATACAAAAAGAAAAATTAACAGGAATAGAGTTCGAAAAGGCGATTATAACGGAATAG